One Psychrobacillus glaciei genomic region harbors:
- the rpoC gene encoding DNA-directed RNA polymerase subunit beta': protein MIDVNNFEYMKIGLASPDKIRSWSYGEVKKPETINYRTLKPEKDGLFCERIFGPTKDWECHCGKYKRVRYKGVVCDRCGVEVTRSKVRRERMGHIELAAPVSHIWYFKGIPSRMGLILDMSPRSLEEVIYFASYVVIEPADTPLEKKQLLSEKEYRAYRDKFGTKFQAAMGAEAIKRLLQELDLESETESLKEELKTAQGQRRTRAIKRLEVVESFRNSGNKPDWMVLDVLPVIPPELRPMVQLDGGRFATSDLNDLYRRVINRNNRLKRLLDLGAPSIIVQNEKRMLQEAVDALIDNGRRGRPVTGPGNRPLKSLSHMLKGKQGRFRQNLLGKRVDYSGRSVIVVGPNLKMYQCGLPKEMAIELFKPFVMKELVERGLAHNIKSAKRKIERMHAEVWDVLEDVIREHPVLLNRAPTLHRLGIQAFEPTLVEGRAIRLHPLVCTAYNADFDGDQMAVHVPLSAEAQAEARLLMLAAQNILNPKDGKPVVTPSQDMVLGNYYLTLERKGATGEGSTFYGPEEVLIAYNTGHVHLHTRIAIDASSLKNQTFTEEQNKMLLTTTVGKVIFNEILPETFPYINEPTDFNLQIETPSNYFVSTNTDIKKHIEAMDLIQPFKKKILGNIIAEVFKRFHITETSKMLDRMKALGFKYSTKAGITIGISDIVVLPDKGEILEEAQGKVDKVIKQFRRGLITEEERYASVIGHWSKAKEIIQDKLMKSLDNSNPIFMMSDSGARGNASNFTQLAGMRGLMANPAGRIIELPIKSSFREGLTVLEYFISTHGARKGLADTALKTADSGYLTRRLVDVAQDVIVREEDCGTDRGLLIGSLMEGTEVIEEFGERIVGRHTKKTIFHPTTNEVILVKDGLITQDVARIIEEAGLKELTIRSAFTCNTKHGVCKKCYGLNLATGDTVEVGEAVGIIAAQSIGEPGTQLTMRTFHTGGVAGDDITQGLPRIQEIFEARNPKGQAVISEITGIVTEIDEIREGQKEITIQGNVETRKYLAPYNARIKVQVNDTIQRGQVLTEGSTDPKELLKVKDVSTVQVYLLKEVQKVYRMQGVEIGDKHIEVMVRQMLRKIRVIEAGETELLPGSLLDIHQFAEANKDAVLQGKIPATCRPVILGITKASLETESFLSAASFQETTRVLTDAAIKGKRDELLGLKENVIIGKLVPAGTGMQRYRQIQITSNKADKGKETISTD from the coding sequence TTGATAGATGTTAATAATTTTGAGTATATGAAAATTGGTTTAGCTTCACCTGATAAAATTCGCTCTTGGTCTTACGGGGAAGTTAAAAAACCTGAAACAATCAACTATCGAACATTAAAACCTGAAAAAGATGGTTTGTTCTGTGAACGTATTTTTGGTCCTACTAAAGACTGGGAATGTCACTGTGGTAAATACAAACGAGTTCGTTATAAAGGTGTAGTATGTGATCGATGTGGAGTAGAAGTAACACGTTCAAAAGTACGTCGTGAACGCATGGGACATATCGAATTAGCAGCACCAGTTTCACATATTTGGTATTTCAAAGGTATTCCAAGTCGTATGGGTCTAATTTTGGATATGTCTCCGAGATCCCTTGAAGAAGTAATTTATTTTGCTTCCTATGTGGTAATTGAACCTGCTGATACACCACTTGAAAAGAAACAATTACTTTCTGAAAAAGAATATCGTGCATACCGTGATAAGTTTGGTACAAAGTTCCAAGCTGCTATGGGTGCAGAAGCAATTAAACGTCTACTTCAAGAACTTGATTTAGAGAGTGAAACAGAAAGCTTAAAAGAAGAGCTGAAAACTGCACAAGGTCAGCGTCGTACACGTGCTATTAAACGCTTAGAAGTAGTAGAGTCTTTCCGTAATTCAGGAAATAAGCCAGATTGGATGGTTTTAGACGTACTTCCGGTAATTCCTCCAGAATTGCGTCCAATGGTTCAATTAGATGGTGGACGATTTGCTACATCTGATTTAAACGATTTATATCGTCGTGTTATTAACCGTAATAACCGCTTAAAACGTTTACTTGACTTAGGTGCTCCAAGTATTATCGTACAAAATGAAAAACGTATGTTACAAGAAGCTGTAGATGCTTTGATTGATAATGGTCGTCGTGGTCGTCCGGTTACAGGACCAGGTAATCGTCCATTAAAATCACTCTCTCATATGTTGAAAGGGAAACAAGGTCGTTTCCGCCAAAACTTACTTGGTAAACGTGTAGACTATTCTGGTCGTTCGGTTATCGTAGTAGGACCTAACTTAAAAATGTATCAATGCGGTCTTCCAAAAGAAATGGCTATTGAATTATTTAAACCATTTGTAATGAAAGAACTAGTTGAACGTGGCTTAGCTCACAACATTAAAAGTGCTAAACGAAAAATTGAACGTATGCATGCTGAAGTATGGGATGTATTAGAAGACGTCATTAGGGAGCATCCGGTTTTATTAAACCGAGCACCTACTCTTCACCGTTTAGGTATTCAAGCTTTCGAACCAACATTAGTAGAAGGCCGTGCAATTCGTCTTCACCCTCTTGTGTGTACAGCTTACAACGCTGACTTTGATGGTGACCAAATGGCAGTTCACGTTCCTTTATCGGCAGAAGCTCAAGCGGAAGCCCGTTTATTAATGCTTGCAGCACAAAACATTTTGAACCCGAAAGATGGAAAACCAGTTGTTACACCTTCTCAAGATATGGTTTTAGGAAACTATTACTTAACACTTGAGCGAAAAGGGGCAACAGGAGAAGGTTCTACTTTCTATGGTCCAGAAGAAGTATTAATCGCATATAACACTGGTCATGTACATTTGCATACACGTATCGCAATTGATGCATCATCACTTAAAAACCAAACATTTACGGAAGAACAAAACAAAATGTTGTTAACAACAACTGTTGGTAAAGTAATTTTTAATGAAATATTACCAGAGACGTTCCCGTATATTAATGAACCAACTGACTTCAATTTGCAAATTGAAACTCCATCAAACTACTTTGTTTCTACAAATACAGATATAAAGAAACATATTGAGGCAATGGATCTTATACAACCATTCAAGAAAAAGATCCTTGGAAATATCATTGCAGAAGTATTTAAACGTTTCCATATTACAGAAACTTCGAAAATGCTAGACCGCATGAAAGCACTTGGATTTAAATATTCTACTAAAGCTGGTATTACAATCGGTATTTCTGATATCGTGGTACTTCCAGACAAAGGTGAAATTCTAGAAGAAGCGCAAGGTAAAGTAGATAAAGTAATTAAACAATTCCGTCGTGGTTTAATCACTGAAGAAGAGCGTTATGCAAGTGTCATAGGACATTGGAGTAAAGCAAAAGAGATTATTCAAGACAAACTGATGAAATCCCTTGATAATTCTAACCCAATTTTCATGATGAGTGATTCAGGTGCCCGTGGTAACGCATCTAACTTTACGCAACTTGCAGGTATGCGTGGTCTTATGGCCAATCCAGCTGGACGAATTATCGAACTTCCGATCAAATCATCGTTCCGTGAAGGTTTAACAGTTCTTGAATACTTCATCTCGACTCATGGTGCTCGTAAAGGACTTGCTGATACTGCACTTAAAACTGCCGATTCAGGTTACTTGACTCGTCGACTTGTTGACGTAGCTCAAGATGTAATTGTTAGAGAAGAAGACTGTGGAACTGACCGTGGATTACTAATAGGTTCACTTATGGAAGGCACGGAAGTAATTGAAGAGTTTGGTGAACGTATTGTCGGTCGTCATACGAAGAAAACAATCTTCCATCCAACAACGAATGAGGTAATCCTAGTGAAAGACGGTTTAATTACACAGGATGTCGCTCGCATTATTGAAGAAGCGGGTCTCAAAGAGTTAACAATCCGTTCAGCGTTTACATGTAATACGAAGCACGGTGTTTGTAAAAAATGTTACGGTCTCAACTTAGCTACTGGAGACACTGTAGAAGTTGGAGAAGCGGTTGGTATTATTGCTGCTCAATCAATCGGAGAACCAGGTACGCAGTTAACGATGCGTACATTCCATACAGGTGGGGTTGCCGGAGATGATATTACTCAAGGTCTTCCACGTATCCAAGAGATTTTTGAAGCTCGTAATCCAAAAGGGCAAGCTGTTATTTCAGAAATTACAGGTATTGTTACTGAAATTGATGAAATTAGAGAGGGCCAAAAAGAAATTACAATTCAAGGTAATGTAGAAACTCGTAAATATTTAGCGCCTTATAATGCGCGTATAAAAGTTCAAGTAAATGATACAATTCAACGTGGACAGGTATTAACGGAAGGTTCTACTGATCCAAAAGAATTATTGAAAGTAAAAGACGTTTCTACCGTTCAAGTGTACTTATTAAAAGAAGTACAAAAAGTTTATCGTATGCAAGGGGTAGAAATTGGTGATAAACACATCGAAGTAATGGTACGTCAAATGCTTCGTAAGATTCGTGTCATTGAAGCTGGTGAAACGGAATTACTTCCAGGCTCGCTGCTTGATATTCATCAATTTGCTGAGGCAAATAAGGATGCAGTTTTACAAGGTAAGATCCCTGCAACTTGTCGCCCAGTAATTCTTGGTATTAC
- the rpoB gene encoding DNA-directed RNA polymerase subunit beta, with protein sequence MTGQLVQYGQHRQRRSFARISEVLELPNLIEIQTASYEWFLEEGLREMFKDISPIEDFTGNLSLEFVDYSLNEPKYSVDESKERDATYAAPLRVKVRLHNKETDEVKEQDVFMGDFPLMTETGTFVINGAERVIVSQLVRSPSVYFHDKTDKNGKKGFGSTVIPNRGAWLEYEIDAKDVVYVRIDRTRKLPVTVLLRALGLGSDQEIIDLIGDNEYLRNTLEKDNTETSEKALLEIYERLRPGEPPTVESAKSLLYSRFFDPKRYDLANVGRYKMNKKLHIKNRLFNQTIAETLVDPETGEILVEAGTLIDRRVLDRLIPHLENGIGFKTLSQAGGVLEDDITIQSIKIYAPNEEEQKEINVISNAYVETEVKNITPADIVSSVGYFFNLLYNVGNTDDIDHLGNRRLRSVGELLQNQFRIGLSRMERVVRERMSINDTQSIVPQQLINIRPVIASIKEFFGSSQLSQFMDQTNPLAELTHKRRLSALGPGGLTRERAGFEVRDVHYSHYGRMCPIETPEGPNIGLINSLSSFAKVNKFGFIETPYRRVDPETGLVTSRIDYLTADEEDNYVVAQANSPLSEDGEFVKEEVVGRFRGDNTVFRRDQIDYMDVSPKQVVSAATACIPFLENDDSNRALMGANMQRQAVPLLNPEAPFVGTGMEHVNARDSGAAVIAKYHGIVEHVEAKEIRVRRIEEVDGKEVKGDLTSYKVHKFERSNHGTSINQRPIVKIGDRVKPLDMLADGPSMEKGELALGRNVLVAFMTWDGYNYEDAVIMSERLVKDDVYTSVHIEEYESESRDTKLGPEEITRDIPNVGEDALRNLDDRGIIRIGAEVRDGDILVGKVTPKGVTELTAEERLLHAIFGEKAREVRDTSLRVPHGAGGIILDVKVFNREDGDELSPGVNQLVRAYIVQKRKISVGDKMAGRHGNKGVISRILPEEDMPFLPDGTPVDIMLNPLGVPSRMNIGQVLELHLGMAARLLGVHMASPVFDGANEEDVWNTMEEAGLNRDGKTTLYDGRSGEPFDNRVSVGVMYMIKLAHMVDDKLHARSTGPYSLVTQQPLGGKAQFGGQRFGEMEVWALEAYGAAYTLQEILTVKSDDVVGRVKTYEAIVKGESVPEPGVPESFKVLIKELQSLGMDVKMLTIDEEEIELRDLDEDDDIPAADALGILPQAKEEEPVGIVE encoded by the coding sequence TTGACAGGTCAACTAGTTCAGTACGGACAACACCGCCAACGCAGAAGTTTTGCGCGTATTAGTGAGGTGCTTGAACTTCCGAATCTAATCGAAATTCAAACAGCATCTTACGAATGGTTCCTTGAAGAAGGTTTACGTGAAATGTTTAAAGATATTTCACCAATCGAGGACTTTACAGGCAATCTATCACTTGAATTCGTCGACTATAGTTTAAATGAACCGAAGTATTCAGTCGACGAATCAAAAGAACGTGACGCAACATACGCAGCTCCACTGCGCGTAAAAGTACGTCTCCACAACAAAGAAACGGACGAAGTGAAAGAACAAGATGTATTCATGGGTGATTTCCCACTGATGACAGAAACAGGTACTTTCGTAATTAATGGTGCTGAGCGCGTTATCGTATCTCAGTTAGTCCGTTCACCAAGTGTTTATTTTCATGACAAAACAGACAAAAATGGTAAAAAAGGCTTTGGATCTACAGTTATTCCAAACCGTGGCGCATGGTTAGAGTATGAAATTGATGCAAAAGACGTCGTATACGTTCGAATCGATCGCACGCGTAAATTACCTGTTACTGTTTTACTTCGCGCATTAGGCTTAGGATCTGATCAAGAAATCATTGATTTAATTGGTGACAATGAATATCTACGTAATACGCTTGAAAAAGATAATACGGAAACGTCTGAAAAAGCGTTACTTGAAATCTATGAGCGTCTACGCCCTGGTGAACCACCAACAGTTGAAAGTGCAAAAAGTTTGTTGTATTCTCGCTTTTTTGACCCAAAACGCTATGATTTAGCGAATGTTGGTCGTTACAAAATGAATAAAAAATTGCATATAAAAAATCGTTTGTTTAATCAAACGATAGCAGAAACGCTAGTGGATCCTGAAACAGGCGAGATATTAGTAGAAGCGGGTACTCTGATAGATCGTCGAGTACTTGATAGACTGATCCCTCATTTAGAGAATGGTATAGGGTTTAAAACATTATCTCAAGCAGGTGGTGTTTTAGAAGATGATATTACCATTCAATCCATTAAAATCTATGCACCAAATGAAGAAGAACAAAAGGAGATTAATGTAATTAGCAATGCGTATGTGGAAACAGAAGTTAAAAACATTACGCCTGCCGATATCGTTTCTTCTGTTGGATACTTCTTTAATCTTTTATACAATGTTGGAAATACGGATGACATTGACCATCTAGGAAATCGCCGTTTACGTTCGGTAGGAGAGTTGTTACAAAATCAGTTCCGTATTGGTCTTTCTCGTATGGAACGAGTAGTTCGTGAAAGAATGTCTATTAACGATACACAATCAATTGTTCCACAACAATTGATCAATATTCGTCCGGTCATTGCATCTATTAAAGAATTTTTTGGTAGTTCACAATTATCTCAGTTCATGGACCAAACAAACCCTCTTGCAGAACTAACGCATAAACGTCGTCTTTCTGCTCTTGGACCTGGTGGTTTAACGCGTGAACGTGCTGGATTCGAAGTGCGTGACGTTCATTACTCTCACTATGGTCGCATGTGTCCGATTGAAACGCCTGAGGGTCCGAATATTGGGCTTATTAACTCGCTTTCAAGTTTTGCAAAAGTAAATAAATTTGGATTTATTGAAACTCCATACCGACGTGTTGATCCTGAAACAGGTCTCGTTACTTCACGCATTGATTATCTAACAGCTGATGAAGAGGATAACTATGTAGTAGCGCAAGCGAACTCTCCCTTATCAGAAGATGGTGAATTCGTTAAAGAAGAAGTAGTAGGTCGTTTCCGTGGGGATAATACTGTATTTAGAAGAGATCAGATTGATTACATGGATGTATCGCCGAAACAAGTAGTTTCTGCAGCAACAGCATGCATTCCTTTCTTAGAGAATGATGACTCGAACCGTGCTCTTATGGGAGCGAACATGCAACGTCAAGCAGTTCCTTTACTGAATCCAGAAGCTCCTTTTGTAGGAACAGGTATGGAACATGTGAATGCACGTGATTCAGGTGCTGCTGTTATTGCAAAATACCATGGTATCGTAGAACACGTAGAAGCGAAAGAAATTAGAGTTCGTCGCATCGAAGAAGTCGATGGAAAAGAAGTAAAAGGAGATTTAACATCTTATAAAGTACACAAATTTGAACGTTCAAATCACGGTACTTCTATTAACCAACGTCCAATTGTGAAAATTGGGGATCGAGTTAAACCACTTGATATGCTTGCAGATGGTCCTTCTATGGAAAAAGGTGAACTAGCATTAGGTCGTAATGTATTAGTAGCCTTCATGACATGGGATGGATATAACTATGAGGATGCCGTTATAATGAGCGAGCGTCTCGTGAAAGATGATGTATACACTTCTGTGCATATTGAGGAGTATGAATCAGAATCGCGTGATACGAAGCTTGGGCCAGAGGAAATTACGAGAGATATTCCGAACGTCGGAGAAGATGCATTACGCAATTTAGACGATCGTGGAATTATCCGTATTGGTGCAGAAGTTCGTGATGGAGACATCCTAGTTGGGAAAGTAACACCAAAAGGGGTTACAGAACTAACTGCGGAAGAGCGTTTACTTCATGCTATATTTGGTGAAAAAGCTCGTGAAGTTCGTGATACATCTCTACGCGTACCTCATGGTGCTGGTGGGATAATTTTAGATGTAAAAGTATTCAACCGTGAAGATGGCGATGAATTATCTCCAGGCGTTAACCAATTAGTCCGTGCATATATCGTTCAAAAACGTAAAATCTCTGTAGGGGATAAAATGGCCGGACGTCATGGTAATAAAGGGGTAATTTCAAGGATTCTTCCGGAAGAAGATATGCCTTTCCTTCCAGACGGAACACCTGTTGATATCATGTTAAATCCACTAGGTGTACCTTCTCGTATGAATATTGGGCAAGTACTAGAGCTTCACTTAGGTATGGCTGCTAGACTTCTAGGTGTTCATATGGCGTCACCAGTATTCGATGGTGCCAACGAGGAAGATGTTTGGAATACGATGGAAGAAGCTGGACTTAACCGTGATGGTAAAACGACTCTTTATGATGGTCGTTCAGGTGAACCATTTGATAACCGTGTTTCTGTTGGGGTTATGTATATGATTAAACTTGCCCACATGGTTGATGATAAGTTACATGCTCGTTCAACGGGTCCTTACTCACTAGTTACGCAACAGCCTCTTGGAGGGAAAGCGCAATTTGGTGGTCAGCGTTTCGGAGAAATGGAAGTATGGGCACTAGAAGCTTATGGTGCCGCTTATACACTGCAAGAAATTTTAACAGTTAAATCCGATGACGTTGTAGGGCGTGTAAAAACGTATGAAGCAATCGTTAAAGGTGAAAGCGTGCCAGAACCAGGTGTTCCTGAATCATTCAAAGTATTGATCAAAGAATTACAAAGTTTAGGTATGGACGTTAAAATGCTAACTATTGACGAAGAAGAAATAGAACTTCGCGATTTAGATGAAGATGACGATATTCCTGCAGCGGACGCACTTGGAATTTTGCCACAAGCAAAAGAAGAGGAACCAGTAGGGATAGTGGAATAA
- a CDS encoding class I SAM-dependent methyltransferase, producing the protein MSDHYYSRKPQTESKPRHWNFTLLGNAFRFETDAGVFSKSEVDFGSRVLIDAFETPDLEGDFLDIGCGYGPIGLSIAKANEGRTVHLVDVNTRAIQLAEKNAAANGIQNVRIYESDGLSAVQTANFAAIITNPPIRAGKETIFRFYKESYEILVSKGELWIVIQKKQGAPSTFSYLEEIFGQVEIVEKAKGYWILKATKD; encoded by the coding sequence GTGTCTGATCACTATTACTCTAGAAAACCTCAAACGGAAAGTAAGCCACGTCACTGGAATTTTACATTGCTTGGGAATGCCTTTCGATTTGAAACAGATGCTGGTGTCTTTAGTAAGAGCGAAGTAGATTTTGGCTCCCGTGTATTAATCGATGCTTTTGAAACACCTGATCTAGAAGGAGATTTTTTAGATATAGGCTGTGGATACGGTCCGATTGGTCTGTCTATTGCGAAAGCAAATGAAGGAAGAACAGTTCATTTAGTAGATGTTAACACACGTGCAATCCAACTTGCAGAAAAAAATGCTGCTGCTAACGGGATACAAAATGTACGAATCTATGAAAGTGATGGGTTGTCAGCGGTTCAGACTGCAAACTTTGCGGCTATTATAACTAATCCACCAATTCGCGCTGGAAAAGAGACTATTTTTCGTTTTTACAAGGAATCTTATGAAATATTGGTTTCAAAGGGAGAATTGTGGATTGTGATTCAAAAGAAACAAGGGGCACCATCAACTTTTAGTTATTTAGAAGAGATTTTTGGTCAAGTGGAAATAGTAGAAAAAGCAAAAGGCTACTGGATTTTAAAAGCTACAAAAGATTGA
- the rplL gene encoding 50S ribosomal protein L7/L12 has protein sequence MNKEAILEAIKEMTVLELNDLVKAIEEEFGVTAAAPVAMAAGGGAAAAEEQTEFDVILASAGDQKIKVIKVVREITGLGLKEAKEVVDNAPKAVKEGVSKEDAEAIKAQLEEVGANVEVK, from the coding sequence ATGAACAAAGAAGCAATCTTAGAAGCTATCAAAGAAATGACAGTTCTTGAGTTAAACGACTTAGTAAAAGCAATTGAAGAAGAATTTGGTGTAACTGCTGCTGCTCCTGTAGCAATGGCTGCAGGTGGCGGTGCTGCTGCAGCTGAAGAGCAAACTGAATTTGACGTAATCCTTGCTTCTGCAGGCGATCAAAAAATTAAAGTAATTAAAGTTGTTCGTGAAATCACTGGTCTTGGTTTGAAAGAAGCTAAAGAAGTAGTTGATAACGCACCAAAAGCAGTTAAAGAAGGCGTATCTAAAGAAGACGCTGAAGCTATCAAAGCTCAACTTGAAGAAGTCGGCGCTAACGTAGAAGTTAAGTAA
- the rplJ gene encoding 50S ribosomal protein L10: MNKAIETKKVQVQDIAEKFKAAASVVVVDYRGLNVAQVTELRKQLREAGVEFKVYKNSLTRRATEVAGVDGINEHLVGPNAVAFSNEDVVAPAKIINDFAKKNEHLEIKAGIIEGIVASAEDVKALAELPSREGLLSMLLSVLQAPMRNFALATKAVAEQKEEQGA, translated from the coding sequence ATGAACAAAGCAATTGAAACAAAAAAAGTGCAAGTTCAAGACATTGCAGAAAAGTTTAAAGCTGCTGCTTCAGTAGTAGTAGTTGACTACCGTGGTTTAAACGTTGCGCAAGTAACTGAACTACGTAAACAACTTCGCGAAGCTGGTGTGGAATTCAAAGTTTACAAAAACTCTCTTACACGCCGTGCGACTGAAGTTGCTGGTGTGGATGGAATCAACGAACATCTTGTTGGACCAAACGCAGTAGCATTTTCTAACGAAGACGTAGTTGCACCTGCAAAAATCATTAATGATTTTGCTAAAAAGAACGAACATCTTGAAATCAAAGCTGGTATCATCGAAGGTATTGTAGCGTCTGCTGAAGACGTGAAAGCATTAGCTGAACTTCCATCACGAGAAGGTCTTCTTTCTATGCTTCTTTCAGTACTTCAAGCTCCAATGCGCAACTTCGCGCTTGCAACAAAAGCTGTTGCAGAACAAAAAGAAGAACAAGGCGCATAA
- the rplA gene encoding 50S ribosomal protein L1: MANKGKKLQEASKLIDSNVLYSAKEAIELAKKTSTANFDATVEVAFRLGIDTRKNDQQIRGAVVLPNGTGKTQRVLVFAKGEKLKEAEAAGADYAGDTEYINKIQQGWFDFDVIVATPDMMGEVGKIGRVLGPKGLMPNPKTGTVTFDVTKAIGEIKAGKVEYRADKTGIIHAPIGKVSFEDEKLVENFLAVFEVVQKAKPAASKGTYMKSVNVTTTMGPAVKVDAQSIK; the protein is encoded by the coding sequence ATGGCTAACAAAGGTAAAAAATTACAAGAAGCTTCAAAATTAATCGATAGTAATGTATTATATTCGGCTAAAGAAGCGATTGAACTTGCGAAAAAAACTAGCACTGCTAACTTCGATGCAACTGTAGAAGTTGCTTTCCGTTTAGGGATCGATACTCGTAAAAATGACCAACAAATCCGTGGGGCAGTTGTGCTTCCAAACGGAACTGGTAAAACACAACGCGTATTAGTATTCGCTAAAGGTGAAAAACTGAAAGAAGCAGAAGCTGCAGGTGCAGACTATGCTGGTGATACAGAATACATCAACAAAATTCAACAAGGATGGTTTGACTTCGATGTAATCGTAGCAACTCCGGATATGATGGGTGAAGTTGGTAAAATTGGTCGCGTACTTGGACCTAAAGGCTTAATGCCAAACCCAAAAACAGGTACTGTTACATTTGATGTTACGAAAGCTATCGGAGAAATCAAAGCTGGTAAAGTAGAATACCGCGCTGACAAAACTGGTATCATTCATGCGCCAATCGGTAAAGTATCTTTTGAAGATGAAAAATTAGTAGAAAATTTCTTGGCGGTATTTGAAGTAGTGCAAAAAGCTAAACCAGCTGCTTCTAAAGGTACTTACATGAAATCTGTTAATGTTACAACTACAATGGGTCCTGCTGTTAAAGTTGACGCTCAATCAATTAAATAA
- the rplK gene encoding 50S ribosomal protein L11 — protein sequence MAKKVIKVVKLQIPAGKANPAPPVGPALGQAGVNIMGFCKEFNARTADQAGLIIPVEISVFEDRSFTFITKTPPAAVLLKVAAGIQSGSGEPNRVKVAKVKRDKVREIAEQKMPDLNAASVEAAMLMVEGTARSMGITIED from the coding sequence GTGGCTAAAAAAGTGATTAAAGTTGTTAAATTACAAATTCCTGCTGGTAAAGCAAACCCAGCGCCACCGGTTGGTCCTGCATTAGGACAAGCGGGTGTTAATATCATGGGATTCTGTAAGGAGTTCAACGCACGTACTGCCGATCAAGCAGGTCTAATCATTCCGGTTGAAATTTCTGTATTTGAAGATCGTTCATTTACTTTCATTACAAAAACTCCGCCGGCAGCAGTGCTACTTAAAGTAGCAGCAGGTATTCAATCTGGATCAGGTGAACCAAACCGCGTAAAAGTGGCGAAAGTGAAACGTGATAAAGTTCGCGAAATCGCAGAACAAAAAATGCCAGATTTAAATGCAGCGTCTGTTGAAGCAGCTATGTTGATGGTTGAAGGTACTGCACGTAGCATGGGTATTACAATCGAAGACTAA
- the nusG gene encoding transcription termination/antitermination protein NusG, with amino-acid sequence MEKNWYVVHTYSGYENKVKANLEKRVETMGMSDKIFRVYIPEQEETDFKDGKKRVVSRKTFPGYVFVELIMTDDAWYVVRNTPGVTGFLGSSGGGTKPTPLAPEEVQSMLKQMGSNEARVEVDFAVGELVEVLEGPFAHFQGKVEVIDSTKGKVTVSVDMFGRETNMELDFVQVTKI; translated from the coding sequence ATGGAAAAAAATTGGTATGTTGTTCATACTTACTCTGGGTATGAAAATAAAGTAAAAGCAAACTTAGAAAAGCGTGTAGAAACAATGGGAATGTCAGATAAAATTTTCCGCGTATATATCCCTGAACAGGAAGAAACGGATTTTAAAGATGGAAAAAAACGTGTCGTTTCGAGAAAAACTTTCCCTGGGTACGTATTCGTTGAACTGATTATGACAGATGATGCTTGGTATGTTGTAAGAAATACTCCAGGGGTAACTGGATTCCTGGGTTCTTCAGGCGGAGGAACAAAACCAACACCTTTAGCTCCTGAAGAAGTGCAGTCTATGTTGAAACAAATGGGCAGCAATGAAGCAAGAGTAGAAGTAGACTTCGCGGTAGGCGAATTGGTTGAAGTATTAGAAGGACCGTTTGCTCATTTCCAAGGGAAAGTAGAGGTAATTGACTCTACTAAAGGTAAAGTAACTGTTTCTGTAGATATGTTTGGCCGAGAAACAAATATGGAATTAGACTTCGTTCAAGTAACGAAAATATAA
- the secE gene encoding preprotein translocase subunit SecE encodes MANVGGFFKNVMSEMRKVSWPRRKELTRYTVVVLATVIVMAVFFGLVDLGISQLFRWYLDL; translated from the coding sequence ATGGCTAATGTTGGAGGATTTTTTAAAAATGTAATGTCTGAAATGAGAAAAGTAAGTTGGCCTAGAAGGAAAGAGCTTACAAGATATACAGTTGTCGTACTAGCGACAGTGATAGTTATGGCTGTATTCTTTGGTTTAGTAGATTTAGGGATTTCTCAACTTTTCCGTTGGTATTTGGATCTATAA
- the rpmG gene encoding 50S ribosomal protein L33 — MTKKIVLSCTQCGHRNYTVNTSKESASIRIERKKYCTHCNAHTLHKQTL; from the coding sequence ATGACTAAGAAAATTGTCTTGAGTTGTACACAATGTGGTCACCGAAATTATACGGTTAATACATCAAAAGAGAGTGCATCTATACGTATAGAACGAAAAAAGTATTGTACGCATTGTAACGCACATACACTTCACAAACAAACGTTGTGA